A genomic segment from Gavia stellata isolate bGavSte3 chromosome 4, bGavSte3.hap2, whole genome shotgun sequence encodes:
- the KRR1 gene encoding KRR1 small subunit processome component homolog, protein MADPPEAAEAEPKQKDKQKKKNKKKAATVDESELLTVPDGWKEPAFTREDNPKGLLEESSFATLFPKYREAYLKECWPLVQKALGEHYVNAMLDLIEGSMTVTTTKKTFDPYAIIRARDLIKLLARSVPFEQAVRILQDDVACDIIKIGSLVRKRDTFIKRRGRLLGPKGSTLKALELLTNCYIMVQGNTVSALGPFSGLKEVRKVVLDTMKNIHPIYNIKTLMIKRELSKDPELRSQSWERFLPKFKRKNLKKRKEPKKKNTKKEYTPFPPPQPESQIDKELASGEYFLKDRQKKRKQVEEIKAKQADAIKKRQEERNKAFIPPKEKPVVKTKKASTEKKIDIEAIKEKVKNAKKKKLGALPVEEVKLKMAADEKKKKNKK, encoded by the exons ATGGCGGATCCTCCTGAGGCAGCCGAGGCCGAGCCGaagcaaaaagacaaacaaaaaaagaaaaacaaaaagaaagcgGCGACAG TTGATGAATCTGAACTTCTCACTGTGCCAGATGGATGGAAAGAGCCAGCCTTTACAAGAGAAGATAATCCCAAAGGGCTGCTGgaagaaagcagttttgcaaCATTATTCCCTAAGTATAGAGAAGCGTACTTGAAGGAGTGCTGGCCACTCGTCCAGAAAGCCTTGGGTGAACAT TATGTGAATGCAATGCTGGATCTAATTGAAGGAAGCATGACTGTCACTACCACTAAGAAGACTTTTGATCCATATGCAATCATCAGGGCTAGAGATTTAATAAAACTTCTGGCAAGAAGCGTTCCATTTGAACAG GCAGTTCGTATCCTTCAGGATGACGTTGCGTGTGACATCATTAAAATAGGCTCTCTGGTGAGGAAGAGAGACACTTTTATAAAAAGAAGAGGACGACTTCTTGGGCCAAAAGGATCTACTCTGAAG GCCCTGGAACTGTTAACGAACTGTTATATTATGGTGCAAGGAAACACTGTTTCAGCTCTTGGACCTTTTAGTGGGCTGAAAGAG gTTAGAAAAGTTGTTCTGGACACAATGAAGAATATACATCCCATATATAACATTAAG ACTTTGATGATCAAAAGGGAATTATCAAAAGATCCTGAACTGAGGTCACAAAGTTGGGAAAGATTTTTGCCTAAGTTCAAGCGGAAGAACTTGAAAAAACGCAAGgagccaaagaagaaaaatactaagaaGGAGTACACACCGTTCCCACCTCCGCAGCCAGAAAGCCAG ATTGATAAAGAATTGGCAAGTGGTGAATACTTcctgaaagacagacagaagaaaCGAAAACAAGTGGAAGAGATAAAG GCAAAGCAAGCAGACGCAATCAAGAAaagacaagaggaaagaaataaagcttttatcCCACCAAAGGAAAAGCCAgttgtgaaaacaaagaaag CCtccactgagaaaaaaattgatattGAAGCCATCAAGGAAAAGGTAAAGAAtgcaaagaagaagaaattaggAGCACTTCCTGTGGAAGAAGTCAAGTTAAAAATGgcagcagatgaaaagaaaaaaaagaacaagaagtaA
- the LOC104261067 gene encoding glioma pathogenesis-related protein 1 — protein sequence MTSTFSACVLALLHFCRSSDSYEPPTLPDVGDPKFIEECVQIHNRFRSGVNPPASNMLYMSWDPDLAKTAKAWAKKCLFKHNTYLKDPGQAHPKFTPVGENLWTGSLSIFTVQRAITSWYNEVSAYNYATNNCREECGHYTQIVWATSYKVGCAVHFCPSVAYSSITNAAHFICNYGPAGNYPRQPYKTGAACRDCNGEWCASQLCQNAERDKVISYSTWRPDWDRPACDEYCITVIALRPLLLILIILATWLLPKSWSIAPTSE from the exons ATGACAAGCACATTTTCTGCTTGTGTGCTGGCTTTACTGCACTTCTGTCGTTCCTCTGACTCCTATGAACCACCGACATTGCCTGACGTTGGAGATCCAAAGTTTATTGAGGAATGTGTGCAAATCCATAACAGATTCCGGTCTGGAGTGAATCCACCAGCCAGCAACATGCTCTACATG AGTTGGGATCCAGATTTGGCAAAGACCGCCAAAGCTTGGGCAAAGAAATGCCTGTTTAAACATAATACGTACCTCAAAGATCCAGGGCAGGCTCACCCCAAATTTACCCCCGTTGGAGAAAACCTCTGGACTGGCTCGCTTTCGATTTTTACTGTGCAACGAGCCATCACCTCTTGGTACAACGAGGTCAGTGCCTACAATTATGCCACCAATAACTGCAGAGAAGAATGCGGCCACTATACACAG ATTGTTTGGGCTACAAGCTACAAGGTTGGCTGTGCTGTCCATTTCTGTCCCAGTGTGGCGTACTCCTCCATAACCAACGCAGCACACTTCATCTGCAACTATGGGCCGGC TGGGAATTACCCAAGGCAGCCGTACAAGACGGGAGCAGCGTGCAGAGACTGCAACGGCGAGTGGTGTGCCAGCCAGCTGTGTC aaaATGCAGAGCGTGACAAAGTCATTA GTTATTCCACGTGGCGTCCAGACTGGGACAGACCTGCATGTGACGAGTACTGCATCACTGTTATTGCTTTAAGGCCATTACTCCTTATACTGATAATTCTGGCCACCTGGCTCCTACCAAAATCCTGGTCTATAGCACCCACCAGCGAGTGA